The stretch of DNA GGCGCGGGGGATCGCAGTTGAGCGATGGAGGTGTGAGTATGACGATTCCAGACCTGGAGCCGTTCTTCGCTCCCCGGGGAGTGGTGATCGTAGGGGCACGCCGATCCCCCGGATTCGGCTTCATCCTGCCCATGGCGCTGCGGCGCCAGGGATGGGGAGATCGTCTTTACCTGGTCAACCCCGCGGGGGGAGAGCTGCACGGCATGCCGTTGTACGAGAGGGTCGCCGACGTGCCGGGGGATCCCGACCTGGCGGTGGTCATCGTCCCCGCCCCGGCGGTGCCGCGCGCCCTGGAGGAGATAGGGGAGCGCGGCATACGCCACGTCATCGTGGAGAGCGCGGGCTTCGCGGAGACGGGGGGAGAGGGCGCGGAGCTGCAGCAGCAGGCGCTTGAGGCCGCATCCCGCTGGGGAATACGCGTCATCGGACCTAACTGCGTGGGGGTGATCAACACCGCCAACCGTCTCTCCACCGTGGAGGTTGTGGAAGAGGCCTTCACCCCCGGGCCGGTGGCGATGATCGCCCAGAGCGGGGTGTTCGGGAACATCCTCCTGGACAGCCTGCACCGGAAAGGCCTCTTCATCTCCAAGGCGGTGACCCTCGGCAACCGCATGGACGTGAACGAATGTGAGGTCCTGGATTACCTTCACCGGGATCCGGAGACCGCGTTGATCATGATGTACCTGGAGGGGGCGGCCGACGGCAGACTGCTGCGGGAGACCCTGGACCGGGTCACCCGGGACAAGCCGGTGCTGGTGCTCAAGAGCGGGCGCACCGGTGCGGGAAGGCTGGCCACCGCCTCCCATACCGGGAGCCTTTCGGGCGAGGACGAGCTCTACGGCGCTCTCTTCAGGCAGACCGGAGCCGTCCGCGCCTCCACCCTAGATGAGCTTGTGGACATGGCGCGGGTCTTCTCCACCCAACCGCTCCCGGAAGGGAACCGGCTGGGCATAGTGACCTCCAGCGGCAGCCTGGGGGCGCTGGCCACGGACGCGGCGGTGGAGTCCGGCCTCCTTCTCCCGGAGCCTTCCTCCGCCACCGTGGAGAGGGTGCGTGCCGTAGCTCCGCGGTGGATGAACGTGCGCAATCCCCTGGACGTGGGTCCCTCCGGCGCTTTCATCCCGGCCATAACCGCGCTTCTGGAGGAACCCCGCGTGGACATGGTCCTCTCCATCGCGGTGATGCCCTTCGCCGTCTTCCGCGAGTTCAAGGAGCGGGGGGTCTCGGTGCGGGATTTCCTGGGGATCGCGGAGGGATTGCGCGAGAGGGCGTCCGCAAAGCCGCTGGTATTGTGTTCCATCGGCGACGAGGGGTTCGTGCGGGAACTGGACGAGGCGGTGGGGCCGGACATCCCGGTGCTGGGTTCGCCCGAGAGTGCCGCGAGGGCCTTGGCGGCCTTCTACCGCTACAAGGCGAACCTGGACGCGAGGAAGTGGAGAGGGAGGAACGCCTGAGTCCGGGCCGGCAGCGGAGTCCGTCGAGAGCCGCGGCCGGTGCCAGGTAGTCTATCCCGGCGCCCCGGCACGGAGCACGGCAGGGCGGCAGGCACCTATAATCCGTACTACCGCGGCATCATGGAGGAGAGCATAGACTTCGACGAGCTGGCGCGTTTTCTGAAGCAGAGCGCGCTGGCCATGGTGAGAGCGGAAGGGCGGGGGAGCGGCGGTTAGCCGCCGCGCCCCGGTGGGCGGACCGGGGACGGGAAAGGGGGAGCCAGCCATGTTCTCGCTGGAGGGGAAGGTCGCGGTGGTGACGGGTGCCGCCTCCGGGATCGGCAAGGTCACCGCGCTGCGCTTCGCGCGGGCCGGCGCCAAGGTGGTGCTGGCGGACATCGCCGACGCCGGCGAGGTGGCTCGCGAGGCGGGAGGCATCTACGTCAAGACCGATGTGAGCATGGAGGACCAGGTGAGGGAGCTCATGCAGGCGGCGGTCTCCGAGTACGGCAGGCTGACCACCGTGGTCAACAACGCCGGCATCGGAGGCCAGGTCGGCACCGTGGACAGCATCACCCGGGAAGGCATCGACGAGACCCTGGACATCAACTTCAAGGGGGTCCTGTGGGGGATAAAGCATGCCGCGCCACTCATGGAGGACGGCGGATCCATCATGAACACCGCCTCTTACGCGGGCCTCTACGGCACTCCCACCTACGGCACCTACGTCGCCTCCAAGGCGGCCATCATCGCCGTCACCAAGACCGCTGCCCTGGAGCTGGCGCCGCGCGGCATCAGGGTGAACTGCATCTGCCCCTCGACGGTGGATACCCCCATGGCCTACGCAGAGGGAGCGGCCGAGGTGGAGCTGAAGCTGGCCAACATGCTCATGCCGCTGGGGCGCCTGGTGCAGCCGGAGGAGGTGGCCGCTCTTTACCATTTCCTGGCAAGTGACGACTGCGCCATGATCACCGGCCAGGCCATCGCCATCGACGGCGGCATGACCGCGGGGCCCGGTCTGGGGATGATCGGTCCGCTATACGAGAAGATCTTCGCGAAGAGTCTGGACATAGAGGATTTCAAGGCGAAGGAATAGCCGGTGTATCCGGAAGGGTCGGCGGTCGGCAGAGGGATATCGGGAGGTGTTATCATGGCCAAGGTGACGGGGGGAGAGGTAATAGTCAAGTGCCTGCTCAAGGAGGGGGTGAAGAGGATTTTCGGCATCACCGACGCCGGGTACCACGCGGTGATGGCGGCGGCGGTGGCCAGCGGCATCCGCTGGGTGGGCCCCCGCCACGAGGCGGCAGCGGCGCATATGGCGGACGGGGTCTATAAGACCGCGGGTGAGATACCGGTGGTCATGGCGGGCTACGGCCCCGGCACCGCCAACCTGGTCTCCGGCCTCATCTGCTCCCGCGAGGAGGGGGTGCCGGTGGTGGCTATCTCCTCGCAAGCCCGCTCCGGGATCGTCTATCCGTTCGTCTCCGGGGCCTTCCAGGCGGTGAACCAATACGAGATCATGAAGCCGGTGGTGAAGTGGAACGCGGTGGTGCACCAGTGGAACCGCATCCCGGAAGTGATCCAGAGGGCATTCCGCGAGGCGCTGTCGGGACGGCCGGGACCGGTGCACATCGACATACCCTACGACATCATCTTCGAGGAGGGCGACGATTCCGGGCTCAAGTACCTGGAACCCCACCAGTACCGGCCCATGGCCCTAGAGCCGCCGGCGGCGCAGGTGGAGGAGGCGGCCAGGCTCATCGCGGAGGCGAAGAACCCCCTGCTCATGGCGGGCACGGGAGTCCTCAACTCCGGGGGGTGGGAGGAATTCCAGGAACTGGTGGAACTGCTCAACTGCCCCGCCACCACCTCCATGGCCGCCAGGTCCGCCTTCAACAACGACCATCCCAACTACCTCCTGGGCCTAGGCGAAGGGGCGTTGACGGCGCGGCGGGAGGCGGACGTGATCCTGGCGGCAGGCACCCGCCTGGGCAACCTGGACCTCCCCTACGACATCTACTTCGGGGATATCGATGCGCAGAAACTCATCCAGGTGGACGTGGACCCCAGGAACGTGGGCACCAACCGCCCCATCTCCTTAGGCATCGTGGCCGACGCCCGGGCCACCTTGAGGGCCCTGCTGGCCAGGCTCAAGGAGCTGGGAGTCAAACCTGCGTCGGGCGAGGCGGTGCGGAGGTTCAAGGATATCGAGGCGGAGCAGATGGCCATCCTGGAGGCGGCACCGAAGAGTTACGAGGGAGACAAGATCCACCCCGCCACCTCGGTGGAGGCGGCGGCCAAGGTCTTCGGACCCGAGGCCATCAACGTGGGGGACGGGGGCAATACCAGCCTCTTCGACGCCCTCTACCTGCGCTTCACCAACCCCCGCACCTCCCTGGGCATCTTCGAGTTCGGCCACCTGGGCACGGGCATCCCCATGGCCATCGGGGCCAAGCTGGCCAACCCCGACAAGGACGTGTACGTGATCACCGGGGACGGCGCGGCCGGTTTCAACTTCATGGAGATGGAGACGGCAATACGGGAGAAGGTAAAGATCACCGTCATCGTCCACGCCGAGGAACACTGGTGCATGGAGGAGATCGAGCAGCTGGCCTTCTTCGAGGGGGACGCCTCCAGGGTCATCGCCTGTCAGCAGGCGCCGGTGCGCTGGGATAGGGTGGCGGAGGGCATAGGATGCTACGGCGAGTTCGTGGACAAAGCGGAGGACTTGCTGCCGGCCTTCGAGCGGGCCAAGGACCACGAGCTCCCGGCAGTGGTGTGCGTGAAGACGGACTTCTACGCCAACCTCGTCCCGCCCCTGGCCGACAAGTTCATGGAGGTCTACGAAGGCCCGCCGGCAGGGAGCGGCCACCCCGCTTAGCGGCCTCTA from Actinomycetota bacterium encodes:
- a CDS encoding SDR family oxidoreductase, which translates into the protein MFSLEGKVAVVTGAASGIGKVTALRFARAGAKVVLADIADAGEVAREAGGIYVKTDVSMEDQVRELMQAAVSEYGRLTTVVNNAGIGGQVGTVDSITREGIDETLDINFKGVLWGIKHAAPLMEDGGSIMNTASYAGLYGTPTYGTYVASKAAIIAVTKTAALELAPRGIRVNCICPSTVDTPMAYAEGAAEVELKLANMLMPLGRLVQPEEVAALYHFLASDDCAMITGQAIAIDGGMTAGPGLGMIGPLYEKIFAKSLDIEDFKAKE
- a CDS encoding thiamine pyrophosphate-binding protein, which gives rise to MAKVTGGEVIVKCLLKEGVKRIFGITDAGYHAVMAAAVASGIRWVGPRHEAAAAHMADGVYKTAGEIPVVMAGYGPGTANLVSGLICSREEGVPVVAISSQARSGIVYPFVSGAFQAVNQYEIMKPVVKWNAVVHQWNRIPEVIQRAFREALSGRPGPVHIDIPYDIIFEEGDDSGLKYLEPHQYRPMALEPPAAQVEEAARLIAEAKNPLLMAGTGVLNSGGWEEFQELVELLNCPATTSMAARSAFNNDHPNYLLGLGEGALTARREADVILAAGTRLGNLDLPYDIYFGDIDAQKLIQVDVDPRNVGTNRPISLGIVADARATLRALLARLKELGVKPASGEAVRRFKDIEAEQMAILEAAPKSYEGDKIHPATSVEAAAKVFGPEAINVGDGGNTSLFDALYLRFTNPRTSLGIFEFGHLGTGIPMAIGAKLANPDKDVYVITGDGAAGFNFMEMETAIREKVKITVIVHAEEHWCMEEIEQLAFFEGDASRVIACQQAPVRWDRVAEGIGCYGEFVDKAEDLLPAFERAKDHELPAVVCVKTDFYANLVPPLADKFMEVYEGPPAGSGHPA
- a CDS encoding CoA-binding protein, translating into MTIPDLEPFFAPRGVVIVGARRSPGFGFILPMALRRQGWGDRLYLVNPAGGELHGMPLYERVADVPGDPDLAVVIVPAPAVPRALEEIGERGIRHVIVESAGFAETGGEGAELQQQALEAASRWGIRVIGPNCVGVINTANRLSTVEVVEEAFTPGPVAMIAQSGVFGNILLDSLHRKGLFISKAVTLGNRMDVNECEVLDYLHRDPETALIMMYLEGAADGRLLRETLDRVTRDKPVLVLKSGRTGAGRLATASHTGSLSGEDELYGALFRQTGAVRASTLDELVDMARVFSTQPLPEGNRLGIVTSSGSLGALATDAAVESGLLLPEPSSATVERVRAVAPRWMNVRNPLDVGPSGAFIPAITALLEEPRVDMVLSIAVMPFAVFREFKERGVSVRDFLGIAEGLRERASAKPLVLCSIGDEGFVRELDEAVGPDIPVLGSPESAARALAAFYRYKANLDARKWRGRNA